attctgtaaattaattactcacccccatgacgtcccaaacccataagactttcattcttctttggaacacaaatatcttgatgagtaattaataacagaattttaatttgggggtgaactatccctttaaatatgcaAAGTTGTGACATTGATCATGTGAACAAAACATCAGATGTTCTTGCTTTCATTGAAGCGCAAGATGCTTTTTTGGATTCTCAAATCATGTTGGAGAACATGATCAACAAGTTTTACAGAAACTTGTGATATTCACACAGCTTGAGTGCTTTAATTTAAATGGTTGTGCTAATAATTTGgaatttaaaaatgtgtattcaactattaaaatacaaaatataattttcacaAGTGGTGTCTGACATAGGTACCTCCATTATATGTCAAACCACCAACAAATCTGACAACAATTATATCATAAAATTCCCTTCTTTAGCACAAAAAACTACTGTTCTTTCTTAATCTAGAGTAAAAGACCAGGAGATttcttaaaggcccactgaagtgccttaaaACGCgtcgcattattcaatgtgttgacgtaatttccccggAAACAacttcagctgttagcagctcctccccttttttgaaacagccaatagtgtttcgttaatatacagtttgactagagcgcaagagcggaccattctctgtttggtaaagccagtttcctctaattcaaaatgggtcgatatgtttgttgtctgcgcagACTCGCGCacatgatccgcgctgcgctctcgtgtctgtagtctaaatgtagaccagagccgttggggtgtgtgtgagctgctgcggtgcgtgaaactaccgtgaaaacagactttattcgcctcaaatgaaagcatatttacactgaatcgtttcctatcacatatatagtgtgctatgtgcctttcaccatgtagaaattagtaaatgtgtgttaacaactcctgaccgatttcagccttAGCTTCGGCAGTGTAGGGGCgtgctttagattctagagagcattttgattggactggagctttgacgagaaagtgaaatctgcgatgatgtcacaaagatctgagattcgttttaacggaagtgggagactgtacattttgagtgcttatatctcctaaatgcaaatgttgtcatagttttggaacataccagcttattcataactttaaggctgacacagtcatactaaaagctaaaaaacttacattttgatttcagtggacctttaaagaaaattatttaaattcaaaAGTAATGTTCTATTCTAGATCCAGTTCTAAGAAaccaatgtttttttgtgtcaCCCCTAGGCTTGGAATTATATGTGATCAGATCTCTTCCTTTTGTAAATTTGAACACATAACTGCTGGAACAGAACTTTGTCTTCAATAATGTTGAGAAGTAGCATAATCAAAGCACTGATTATCAGCTCATATATGATTTGATTATGTATGGAGACACAACGTAAAGCCTTACTTGATAGTCTTTCCCTCTGGATCCTTTGCTTCAGCCTTCATTATTACGGTTCCAATCGTGATGTTTTCTGGGACATTGACATTAAGAGTGTCCATTTCAAATTCTGGAGGCTCGTCCACGTCCACTAGCTGAATGACAACGACTGCTGTGGCATTTTCATCATATTCCACTCCTTTGATCAGGGGCTCGGGATTACGGGCAAAAATCTGAAGGTTGTAGACGCTCTGGAGCTCGTAATCCAATGGCTGAAAATCGAAAATATGAAAACAAAGAAATATAAGGGAGAAAAAGCAGAAATACAAAGTTTTTCCAATATGTGTCTTCTTGTTACCTGAGCGATGTAGACTCTGCCCATTCCTGTGGCTTCGTCAACCTCAATGGAGAAGAGGTTATGTGGGTTTCCAGCAGAGATATGATACTCCACCCTAGAGCTTCCTGTTCCTGGGTCATCTGCATCTGTGGCTTTGATCATGAGTAAAGTGGTGCCCACTTCAGCCAGTTCAGGAATACTGTGGGTCCCATACTGCAACAGGGGAGAGTATCAACAAGGgattagttaatgtaatattCAATAATCTACAAGAAGAaggaatatacatttttaagtagtgaaataaaatgtatacatcTTTTTTCTCGAAGACAGGGATTTCATCATTGATGTCGATGACCTTGATGACTACTTTACATTCTGTGGTGTAAACTACAAATAAGCGCAGACGTTAAAATGCACATTATTCGTcataaatgttcatttttagttCATTTGAGTTTGGTTTACCTGCATCAGTCACATTAAAGGTGAGCTCGTACTGAGATACCTCTTTCCTTCGAAAGTTTTGATTGGCTACTGTGATTTCACCATTTGTTTGGTCGATGGTGAACATTTTTTCAGATGGCTTGGTAGGCTTCTGACTCAGGAGTGTGTAGGTTAGTAATGAGTTCAGTGTGTTCTCCTTATCACTATCATGAGCTTGCAGAATGCCAATCAGATTACCTAAAGACATGCATATCATTAAAAATCTCAATGAAGGAAAAAGATCATCCAGTCTGAGAATACTAAAATACTGGTGTGAGGTAATTTGGACACCTCTGAATGCATTTGGTCAGTTTCCGATGCAAGGTGTGTTAAAACGCTCTCACATCATTACCTATAGGCTCCTTCTCCTGCACTTCAAACAGAGCTTCATCACACATAGGAGGGTTATCATTCACATCCTCCACCTGCACAATAATCTCCAAGGGGTTTTCCAACGCAACACCCTGTTCATCTTCTGCCATGGCCACCAAAATGTACTAAAACACACATAATTGTTATTAAAGGTCTGGCTTAAAATGCAACACTCAGTTTTATTCAATAAGTATCAGGGAGGGAAATAGGTTAGACCCCTGATGTAGTCTACAAACTGGTATTTACTATTTTTCTTTTCAGGTCAATTTCTCATCTATTTACCATATTTTTCTCTTCTCTGTCCAGAGGAGCTGTAGCATAGATCTCTCCATCTTGATTGATGGTGAAGGGGAAGGAAAGTCTTTCTTTCTGTACCAGTCTATATATCGCGGTGGGATCATTGCTGCGCACCTATTTTAAAAAAGCGTAATCATTTTGATGTGAATTTTTGTATACACTTCAGTAGAATACAATTAtatgaataaaaatgaaaagtttaGGCACTGCCTACCGTAACATAACATTGTTTTTAGATCCAGACTTACTGTGGCAAGATACAGAGGGTATTCCACCTCTAAATTTTCTCTAATGTTGATTTGTCCAGGGTTGACCCAGAGGTTTTGAATGATAGCTATGTTGACTCTTGTTGTGCTGCTCAAAGCATTTGGATCTCCCAAATCTTCTGCACGAACAATCAGTACATAGTCTGGATCCAGGAAAAGATTCACTTGTCTTCTTTCTGCTCAAAcaaaataaccactcattaatTATTACTGATTATTCAACTCTCATTGAATTTGATTGGCTGTGTGGCGTTACAAAGTGGCAAAATACCACTAGCCCTATATGTCAGAGATGTTTTTTTATCTAGCATTTgttgaggaaaaaaaacaatatcaCACTCAAAGTTTTGCTCTTGTCCTGTAATGATGGGAGAAACAAAGCTTTTTGAAACTCTGAATAAATTTAACCAATTGCTTCGCAAAGTTTTTCAGTTAGATGTATCTATAGATGAAAACACAGCCCCCTTACAAATTCAACTTTTTACAAACCAACCGGTATTACTTTCAGGAAATTATAATCGAATTCAAAACAAAACTTTCGTAAGGTTTCAGAGCTTTATTAATTAGTGTTTCAAAATTGGTCTCACTATTGGTCTTAATAtgattgcactgtaaaaaatgtcttAGATAATAAATAAGGTTTTTCATGTccatttgtgtatttatttggCAAGTAGCTCTGGTGTTCACCTTTAAAGGAGGGgtcgctttaaaatgaaaatgacccgatgatttactccccctcaagccatcttaggtgtatatgactttcttctttctgatgaacacaatctgaAATTGAATGCGAAAGGGCGGTCTGGCGGAagataaatattttactttgtgAAGTTTTGAATGGATTTGTTTCCATTTATTAGCGTAAAttaggcctttattaaccccctggagccgtgtggagtatgtttattatggatggatgtgcttttttgagcctcaaactcaatggaccccatcagtgccattataaagcttggaagcgtcaggatatttattaatataactcggATTGTGCTCATCAGAAAGTAGAaattcatatacacctaggatgtcttgagggggagtaaatcatggggtcatttcCATTGTAAAGTGAACTTTCAATCAGTAAAATATTATTCCTTAGCATTTCATGAAGTGACAGACCTGCACATTTCTGTTAGTAACATGATGTTGATTGATTTGAGCTGGGAATGCGGATGCTGAATGGTGAACTAATCTGGGTCAAATCCTGCCTCATTTCTGAGACTGTTCACTGTTTTAATCTGCACTGATGATGGGCTGAACTGCTTGAGCTCAGTTAATGACTGCGTTCTTATTTACAGCACGTGGCACATTCCACACACCCGAGCGAATGTAATCACAGAAGTGTTCATCATTAACACACCAGTTTAatctgagtgtgtatgtgagagtacTGTAATCAGCTCTGTTCATGACATGCCCCAGATAGCAGGTACATCTAAGATGTCTGCTAAAGAGCGCTTAATCTGGAAAACATCCGTTGTGTACAAACATCTGATAAAcatcttagaaaaaaaaaaacatctcagTTTTACATACATTCTAAATAATCAACATCTTAACTAAACTTCAagaccattttttgggatttccacctggatttggcctacccaaatggaaaagcttcccatacacacatacagtggtctaagttcaaaattttgatgtaattttacaggaaaccctttgaagttacataaaacactgctaaaagtaataaacatgtaagtatatcttgtctaagctgtaataacccccccaaaaagtaggcgcttttttatttatttttataaattcatttttgaaagtgtgtaactcaggccctgtgtgctctaggttTCTGCAGTCAgtttgtagcctgacaagccagacccacatcaagatgtttggtctggaaactcaccatagacagggcgcaatccgaggggcgggttaaacggttgtctttcaaactccctctacacgcgataggatagtgctacaccaaccagagcaactaaggtgaagcagagctcgctgactgattaaacattcgctgtatccggtcggctaaactccgaacacatcttccctttttaagaatgacttcagtgccgttctttgttcttttctcagagaaaagcttaactccaagtcttcctggatcgcggtcaaagctgattcgaaagaccgccgccgttcgccagtttttgtgtttactagaagcacgcaagcacaactcggccgtcgtcattatggccccgcccgctgactctatacacgatgtgattgggccgtccagattctgaggaatacagctcagacgtgtattgagagttcctagacgacacttgcgggcaaattaaatttgctgccgctagggtgcgtctagatttctaggctagtcagtttggtttgtttccactaaattctagaaaatagtggaaaaaagaagtttgtctgtgtcatgtatgtaagatttattcaaatgggtctgaagggatgacccccccTTTCCCCCCTCCCCTGACCTTGCTaccccctccaccacctcctcccaccaccatatacagtgatataaatgcaatatcccagtgtcattaaattaattatacacgctggaagcagcccaaactgtctgcagggtcctagagcacacagagcctgagttacacaccttcaaaaatgaatttatattaaaaaaatctaaaagtgcctaattttttgggggggttataacagcttagacaacatatacttacatgtttatcatttttagcagtgttttatgtaactttaaagggtttcatGTAAAattacaccaacattttgattctagaccactgtatgtgtgtataggAAGCtattcaatttgggtaggccaaatccaggtggaAATGTTACCTGAGTAATtcagtgtaaatacattactttgtgtaaaacaaatgccaaagtgatgcatatctccagaaagtagagactctaagctttcaaatgataccacatgacatagctcctccacagacatttaaaattgaaagtatatacatgacgatgtcattcccgaccctgtacagggtccatgTCTATTTAACATCTGACAGGAAATGTCTTAGACATATTGCAGATGAGTAAATTAATTCAATGTCTCTGTGACGTGCGTCTATCAGGGGTTCTGTCCTCCCGCAAATACTGGTTTCCTTTGGTCCATTTATATATTTCTGAAAGTTCTGTGTTATTTATTGTGAAATTCTAGTAAATGAGTCTCTTAACTGCTTTTTCAAATACTCCTCTGAACACAAATCTGTTAAATAGCATGAtcattgtgtgtgtttctgtgttctCACCAACACGCTCGATGCATGTGTAAAAGGGGTTGTTCTCTAGTGGTATGTTGTTCTTTGGAATACAGTAGTCCTCAAACTTTTTCCTCAGGACATCAGGACTGCCACGGATCTCCCCATGGCTGTAAGTTAAGGCGGGCCTGGCCTTCAGAAACTCCGCTCCTGCAATACAACAGCAATATAAAGAAATAATCACCCAGTAAAAATAACACGCACATTTGAGTTTTCCATTTATTTTTGTTCCAGATGTGTTGATGTACCTTGGTCTGTTACAAAGATCTCTCCACTGTCTGGGTTTATGTCAAAGTAAAATGTGTTTCCGGAATTGGGGATTTGGTTCACAATGCTGAACTTCAGTTGAGCATTTACTGTGTTGGGATCATCTGCATCTGATGCGAACACCTGCATGAATATAAATCCTGCATGCACACAAGATTAAAAGTACAGTGAAAAGTGAGTACATGGACAgtgtttcattgttttattttaacagtttaGAGAATCAGCAAGTTTTAGCATCCAGTGATAATGTGTGCGTTTCTCTCACCTGCAGGTGAATGCTCTCTAACACTGCCACTGTACTGACTCTCACTAAAGACAGGGATATTGTTGTTGACATCCACAACTTGCAAAACAACTGCGTAAGGCCCATCGACAGTTTCACCATCTTCTGAAAGTGCTTCAATCTGAAGAGAAACACATATTTTAGAattgtttatattataattaatattaacatGTTGACATATTTTTTAAGTCTTGCAGTATGACgtgcaataatttaaaaaaaaattgtatatatataatacaaatttatttttaacatacaATATTCCTCTCTAGGacataaaactatataataattatataaaattatttgatatattaaataatttaaataaataattaaatttaaattaaattaaataatataatgtatatattcaATTTTATATAgcaaataattttatataattattatatagttttatgaCCTAGAGAGGAATAttgtacattaaaaataaatgttcattccacaaaactatttaaaatgaaCTAGTGAAGGTAATACATGGATTAAAAATTGCGAAAATAAATGGTTACCGGTTTAAGGACCTAAAATATAGACTTTCCTTATGCACATATTTGAACCCAAAACCATGttgctaaaaataaaacatggatGTGTTATACATCAATGTGTTATGGGCATACTAGAAACAAACAacgtatgaatgaatgaatgaatgaatgaatgaatgaatgaatgaatgaatgaatgaatgaatgaatgaggcatatATATAATGCTTTCATATGAACTACTGTCcagggtctctcctcaaccaccaccaacgTAGGCATTTGTGTCTTTTCAAAGACCAAAGTGCTTGCATGTTATGTGTAATGCATCATACTACAATATTACCTCTAGATGGTGGTTTTTCTCATGGCTCCATTCCAGAGGTTCCTCCAGAAATAGCCAGCCGTCTGAAGAGATACTGATCTTTCCTTCCGTCTCTCCACTTACAACGTATGAAGAGACATCTTCCGATGCAGATGTAAACTGAACAAAGAACAGATTTCTAGAATATTTTCAATGAAAACATTCAACAAATTATACTGACCATACATTTATCGATAAAtgttctaataaaaaaaaaaaaaaaaaaaaaaacattcaaacccTAGAACGGAGCCTACAGTACCTGGTAAATGGCATATGGAACAGGTGTAGCCTCTGGCACATCTAAAACTTTATGTCCTAATGGCCCTTTTTTGTCCTCCAGACCAATCCCATGAGCCttagagaggaaaaaaaagttcTGAGTAAGAATTATGAAGCTGTATGAAAAAGAGCACCCTATTGttgctaaataaaaatgtactaaTTGACAAAATCACCAATAtgcacagatcaggcataacattatggcagatgaagtgaataacactgattatctcttcatcacagcacctgttagtaaGAGGGATATGTTAGCCAGAAAGTGAACATTGTGTCCTCAAAATTGATGTTAGAAGCTGGAaaacgtaaggatttgagtgagtctgacaagggccaaattgtgatggcttgacaactgggtcagagcacctccaaaactgcagttcttgtggggtgttcccgatCTGCtgtgggaagtgtttgtcaaaAGTGTtccaagaaaggaacagtggtgaattggcgacagggtcatgggcggccaagactcattgatgcacgtaAAGACCGTGTGTCCGATCAAAGAGACAAGAttctgtagctcaaattgtttCAGAATACTtattgcagtttgttgtgtatggacctgcatagccgcagaccagttagggtgcccatgctgacccctgtccaccgcagAAAGTGCCAACAGGTCTGGCCTGGTcagatgaatcacattttcttttacatcacgtggatggctgggtgtgtgtgtcactTACCTGCAGAACGTGGCACCTGgatgaagaaggcaagccagcggaggcagtttgatatttttgggcaatgttctgctgggaaaccttgggtcctgccatccatgtggatgttactttgacacgtaccacctacctaagcattgttgcaaacAATGTACACCCTTTAATGGATATGGTatttcctggtggctgtggccactttcagcaggataatgtgccctgccacaaagcaggAATGGTTTAGGAATTGTTTGAGtacaacaacaagtttgaggttttgacttggcctccaaattccccagatctcaatccggTTGatcatctgtgggatgtgctgaacaaacaagtccgatccacgGAGGTCCCACCTCGCAACTTGCAGGAATTAAAGGATCTACTGCTAACATCTTGtcgccagataccacagcacaccgtcaggatctagtggagtccatgccagggcgattttggcagcaaaaggggggccaacacaatattaggaaggtggtcatgtAATGCCATATGATGTACCATAGGATGTCAGTTATTAATCTAGACAGTCATGAGCAACATTAGCGGCTTGTATTTTTTCTGAGAATGGGATTTCCTTGCAAATCACCCTACATCTGACCACACTTCCTAATAAATCAgagaataaagcattttaattactATATTGTCTTTCTACAACATAAGCAGTAAATATGTGAAGGTCGGAGTATTTGCTCAGTTTGTGGATTATTTATGTAAAACAAATCATTTAACTTTCCACTGGCTGAATGAATCCAGATTATGTCAAGTCTTTGATTAATGGAGTGTGGGCAGAAAATGGACTTCAGCACAGTTACTCATTTATGGACAGAATAAAAGATTGTAAGGAGACTACAAGGTCACCAAGTTAAAATCCTACTTGCACACACACTTACAATGCTGACGAGAAGGGTCAAGTAAAGCAAACGCGCACCTCTCATCTTCCCGACCAACAAAACCTGATGGAAAAGATATGAAAACATTGCCTTTAATAAAAATCACCTTACTATAGAAGCAATTATAATTTATAGCAGTGACATTTGTTTGTCATATAACTTTATCAGATATTTTCCCTGACATGATGGAACCTGCTGTGCAAACTGAGCAATATTAAAGCATATTTGGAGACACATGGTGTCAGAAATGTTCCAATCAGGAACCATCTGCTTCTTTAATGTTAAACTTCAGTCAATGATTGTCAGCGAAAAGTACTATTCAACCATAAGTCCTGagtaatattttaaacattacaaatatttcAGCATATAAAAGATGGCTTTTCTTAGGTCTCATACATCCTTACAAATAGTGGATGTGATGGTGACATCATGACTCTTCATGtggtacagtgtgtgtgtgtgtgtgtgtgtgtgtgtgtgggcatgtttttgtgacatatgaggacacaaatgtgtataatgacatgtgtgtgtgtgtgtgtgtgtgtgtgtgtgtgtgtgtgtgtgtgtgtgtgtgtgtatgtgtgtgtgtgtgcctgtgtgtgtgtggtttcatGAATCGCAGCCCATAAAAAGGTTATTTAAAGGTCACTTGGCATTCTAGTGTGGAGGCCGTCCTGTGCCAGACA
This DNA window, taken from Pseudorasbora parva isolate DD20220531a chromosome 7, ASM2467924v1, whole genome shotgun sequence, encodes the following:
- the cdh17 gene encoding cadherin-17, whose product is MRGARLLYLTLLVSIAHGIGLEDKKGPLGHKVLDVPEATPVPYAIYQFTSASEDVSSYVVSGETEGKISISSDGWLFLEEPLEWSHEKNHHLEIEALSEDGETVDGPYAVVLQVVDVNNNIPVFSESQYSGSVREHSPAGFIFMQVFASDADDPNTVNAQLKFSIVNQIPNSGNTFYFDINPDSGEIFVTDQGAEFLKARPALTYSHGEIRGSPDVLRKKFEDYCIPKNNIPLENNPFYTCIERVERRQVNLFLDPDYVLIVRAEDLGDPNALSSTTRVNIAIIQNLWVNPGQINIRENLEVEYPLYLATVRSNDPTAIYRLVQKERLSFPFTINQDGEIYATAPLDREEKNMYILVAMAEDEQGVALENPLEIIVQVEDVNDNPPMCDEALFEVQEKEPIGNLIGILQAHDSDKENTLNSLLTYTLLSQKPTKPSEKMFTIDQTNGEITVANQNFRRKEVSQYELTFNVTDAVYTTECKVVIKVIDINDEIPVFEKKDYGTHSIPELAEVGTTLLMIKATDADDPGTGSSRVEYHISAGNPHNLFSIEVDEATGMGRVYIAQPLDYELQSVYNLQIFARNPEPLIKGVEYDENATAVVVIQLVDVDEPPEFEMDTLNVNVPENITIGTVIMKAEAKDPEGKTIKLKMEGDEHNWLELDADSGELKTKAALDRETVEQITLTVIAYETEGDKQEAEMTVNIQLLDVNDNYPKLQWKQNYICIQDMTPLILTAVDKDADPYREPFTFSINRKSPNFEIKPVDGTSAKLILKKKPSSDQNVSVPINIKDNAGMGITQKFDVRICNCTKLGYCYKEPEAHSWKLGMSSTIGILAGIFGFITLFLIIVVYRIKKKDQRRAAAGVETKPML